A stretch of DNA from Rhizobacter sp.:
ATTGAAGTGGTTCATCGAAGCGGCCAAGAAGCTGCAGGCCAAGGGCGTGAAGGAGATCTCGGTCGTCTCCGAGACCATCACCACGCACGAGTACGAGTCGAAGACGCTCGCCAAGGCCTTCGAAGAAATCACCGGCATCAAGGTCAAGCATGACCTGATCCAGGAAGGTGACGTCGTCGAAAAGCTGCAGACCTCCATGCAGTCCGGCAAGTCGATCTACGACGGCTGGATCTCCGACTCCGACCTGATCGGTACGCACTACCGCTACGGGAAGATCATGAACCTGACCGACTACATGGCCGGCAAGGGCAAGGAGTGGACGAACCCCGGCCTCGACCTGAAAGACTTCATCGGCACCAGCTTCACCACCGGCCCCGACAAGAAGCTCTACCAGCTGCCCGACCAGCAGTTCGCCAACCTGTACTGGTTCCGCGCCGACCTCTTCGCCCGTGCCGACCTGAAAGACAAGTTCAAGAAGAAGTACGGCTACGACCTCGGCGTGCCGCTCAACTGGTCGGCCTATGAAGACATCGCCGACTTCTTCACCAACGACGTGAAGACCATCGACGGCAAGCCCATCTATGGCCACATGGACTACGGCAAGAAAGACCCGTCGCTCGGCTGGCGCTTCACCGATGCCTGGCTCTCGATGGCCGGCACCGCCGACATCGGCATCCCCAACGGCAAGCCGGTCGACGAATGGGGCATCCGCGCCTCGGCCGACGGTTGCACGCCGCTCGGCGCTTCGGTCTCCCGCGGTGGCGCGACCAACTCGCCCGCTGCCGTCTACGCACTCACCAAGTACGTCGACTGGATGAAGAAGTACGCCCCGAAGGAAGCCACCGGCATGACCTTCGGCGAAGCCGGCCCGGTGCCCGCGCAAGGCCAGATCGCGCAGCAGATCTTCTGGTACACCGCCTTCACCGCCGACATGACCAAGCCCGGCCTGCCGGTGGTCAATGCCGACGGTACGCCCAAGTGGCGCATGGCCCCCGGCCCCAACGGCCCGTACTGGAAGCAAGGCATGCAGAACGGGTATCAAGACGTGGGCTCGTGGACCTTCTTCGACAAGCACGATGAAAACCGCACCGCCGCGGCGTGGCTCTACGCGCAGTTCGTGACGGCCAAGACCGTGTCGCTGAAGAAGACCATCGTCGGCCTGACCCCCATCCGCGAGAGCGACATCCAGAGCAAGGCCATGACCGACATGGCCCCGAAGCTGGGTGGCCTGGTCGAGTTCTACCGCTCGCCCGCCCGCGTGGCCTGGACGCCCACCGGCACCAACGTGCCCGACTACCCCAAGCTCGCGCAGCTCTGGTGGAAGAACGTAGCCGTGGCCGTGACGGGTGAGAAGACGCCGCAGCAGGCCATGGACAACCTCGCCGAAGAGATGGACCAGGTGATGGCCCGCCTCGAGCGCGCCGGCATGGCCCGTTGCGCGCCGAAGCTCAACAAGAAGGAAGACCCTAAGAAGTATCTGAGCGACAAGGGCGCACCATGGGCCAAGCTCGCCAACGAGAAGCCCAAGGGCGAAACGATTGCCTATGACACGCTGCTGAACGCGTGGAAGGCAGGCAAGGTGCGTTAATCACTGTCCAGAAGCGAGCGGCCCGCGGGTGGGCCGCTCTTCATGCCCCCGACGCTCACGCGCCGGGGGCATTTTTCGTTCAGCGGCCCAGCTTGCCGGCCATGCGCAGGATGTCGTCGAGCGCGTTGCCGTCGCCGTTGAGGTCGAGCAGCGAGCCGAGGCCGCCGCCCGAACTCGCACCCGCGCTGCGAGCACCGCCAAGTCCACCGACCAGGCCGCCGAGCAATCCACCCAAGCCGCCTTCCGAGCTACTGTCAGCCTGCGC
This window harbors:
- a CDS encoding carbohydrate ABC transporter substrate-binding protein; the encoded protein is MKLRLNAVALAAAALVIGQSAWAGEAEAKKWIDSEFQPSTLSKDQQAAELKWFIEAAKKLQAKGVKEISVVSETITTHEYESKTLAKAFEEITGIKVKHDLIQEGDVVEKLQTSMQSGKSIYDGWISDSDLIGTHYRYGKIMNLTDYMAGKGKEWTNPGLDLKDFIGTSFTTGPDKKLYQLPDQQFANLYWFRADLFARADLKDKFKKKYGYDLGVPLNWSAYEDIADFFTNDVKTIDGKPIYGHMDYGKKDPSLGWRFTDAWLSMAGTADIGIPNGKPVDEWGIRASADGCTPLGASVSRGGATNSPAAVYALTKYVDWMKKYAPKEATGMTFGEAGPVPAQGQIAQQIFWYTAFTADMTKPGLPVVNADGTPKWRMAPGPNGPYWKQGMQNGYQDVGSWTFFDKHDENRTAAAWLYAQFVTAKTVSLKKTIVGLTPIRESDIQSKAMTDMAPKLGGLVEFYRSPARVAWTPTGTNVPDYPKLAQLWWKNVAVAVTGEKTPQQAMDNLAEEMDQVMARLERAGMARCAPKLNKKEDPKKYLSDKGAPWAKLANEKPKGETIAYDTLLNAWKAGKVR